TGTAGGTTAGATGAAGGACAGTACCTGATTGCGCACAAAGCAGGGGAACCGTTTGTCACCTTATTAAGAGCAGCTACTGGGAAAGTGAATCGAGGAGCATACAACCTGCAGCAGATCCACAGCTCTGTCCCACAGCCTCCACCCTCTGGCCATGTGCCCTGGATACCTGTTGATCCAGATGTGGTACTCCCCTTCCACCGGGAACACAGCCGTGTCCCCTGCACCTTCCCACCCAAGCCCTTCCAAAAGGTGTGTACTTGGTTTATTTGTCAGTACTTACTGGGATCAGTGGAAATCAAATATTATTGaagagacacacatgcatttacTGACCAgtgggttcttggtcacctcttTTACTAAGAACTTTCTCCCCCTATTGCTCAGTTTGGCCAGGTGACCCTTGCTTATGCCAATGttgtatttcagtgtatttccttttatttacatttgcaaatagtttttcattttactggGTGTAGATTGGTGAGAAATTATTAATTTGAATGATtgtagtattaaaaaaaaaagagtaaagggagtctaaatactttctgaatgcaAAATAAGATAAATGTGACTCCCACTGCGTAGACACAATGACTGCAGGGCCTGTGGCTATTTTCTTATCAGACAGGCTGAACCAGCACAGTGCTGCATACTGGAGCTGCCCCAGCTCAAAACTAATAATTAGGGTGAAAGAGAGCTCAGGGCAAGTTGTTGGTGTAGAATCCGAGGCATTCATTGGATGACTGTCTAAAATCACACTAGATATGCTTAGACATATCTACTGGACATcaagtctttaaaaaaatattaaactggTCATTTGTGTTATCAGCTTTTCCCAATAATACTAGTTCTTCTGGGAGTAAGAACTAAACCCATGGTTGGGGGCATATAATATGTGATGCTGCctgaattaaattttaattaacttttaaatgttttttccttctttaacCTACCAGAAAGCAACAGATGGACCATCGCAGCCTAACAACCGCAGAGGTGGTCAGTCAAAGAAGAACTCTAACACGGGAGGCAGCACGAAAAAAAAGAATACGAAACGTGCAGCCAAACGCAATAAGTACATTAAAAAACTAGTTCAGAAGTCCATTTGAATTATATATCATGGTATTTAATGTCGTGTCTTTCATATAATTTCACATCATAGATAAGGTAAGTGAGAAGAGGAGCTGGGCCTGTACTGCTGatgagagaaggacagagaaacaggaaaggAGTTCACTGACAATATATAAGATTTCCTAATGGAAATACATGAATATCTTTGCATATGAATAAGGAAAAGATGTTATGTTGTATAGAATCTATACTGTAGAATTATTTAACTTTGTTCAAAGAcatgttttgtatattttatctgttgtaatgttttgtaaaaatggCAACAATAAACTTTGTTTGTATGGAAACAATTGTAATGTATTGTGTGGACTGTGTGAAGTCAGAGTGAGATGAGATCACCTTGAAAATGTCCTGAAGGCACCTGAACATACTGTccctttagtgtgtgtgtgtgggaaagcTAACAAAGCTGTAGAGCTTTTGAGCTGTCTTGCTCTGAGCAGGCAGAGGCGGCTACTGGAACAGGGTGGGGTGTGTGCATAGGAAGGGAGGGAGCCTGAGTCAGGGGTGGTTAAAGGGGAAGCCCTTTGGTATGTCAGAAAAGTTAAACCTCCAAAACCATTCCACTTAAACTTTTCCAGGGCAAATCTCTGCACCATCTCATCCTTTACAGCTTAGGTAAGTTCTCTTTAACTGTataactatttattttaatgtgaaatatctGGATTCATAGTTGAAATGAACGTTACACCACAGGTTTAAAGGAATTTTCCAGCCTTGCAGTCATGAGTAATCACTGCAATGACAGATGGACCCAGTTTGTGCAGCATAGTttctagttttgttttgctACTTTAAAATAATCTCTGTTGTGAGTTGTTTAtgcctgttttttgtttagttcttTTTGGCTCTCCACTGGATGCAGTCCAGTAGTTAGTAGCTGAATGTAGTTTTTCCAGGGTGTGTCTCTGAGGTTGCTGTCAGGGTGTGTGCCTGAACAAAGACTTGAAAGAAGTAGAACTGAGTATCTAATCTTTTTTCTAGAAACTATGCACAATGCAAATGTGTTAAATCACTGAAAAAGGCTGCTTGCAGTGATTTGTGTGACTCAGTTGTATATATTCAGACAATGCAAACATGACTCCTTGCATGGGTCAGTGATAGGATTATCTCATTAAAGTGTTAACATTCTTATCACCTTTTTCAGGACAGTCAGAATGGATTTTGTTTCAGAGTATCTGGGACAGATTACGCTCAACTTTGGGGTAAAGtatagttttcattttgatcatggaaaatgtgtttacatacatcacacactgtaacagttcaatatatatatattttttttatctccagaGTGATGAGCCCAAATTCCCCACTGTGGTACCTGTTGTGGACTTTGACCCTGACAGAGATGCTGCTAGAATCGAGACGGCTATCAAAACCAAAGGCAAGATACAATACTGTGCATGTAGCACAAAAGAAATAATCAGTGTCTGGTCTTTCAACTTCTCTCTGCAAATGAGTAGCTGGTATTTGTGAGTCAGCACCCTGGCTTAAAAAACTTTTGACCATACTGGGAACACCTCCAAGTTTCTGCCTCGGTGCTGGCAGGCCTCCGTTCTGGGTACTGACTGAAAGTTATGTTGCCAACAGTTTAACCACTAACTCTTGCTCCACCATTTTGTTGTGATGAAGAATATGTTCTGTTCTTTACCAATGAGGGCATTAGGTGAAATTCTTCTTCTTAAGCCTTTAATGAAATTTTAATGTCATATTCTTTCATTCTTAAGCTCCCCAGTCGCCCATGTTTCAGtcaatgtttaaattaaatcagataACAAACaatctgatttatttctgttaatataTTCAACCGTCACATCCCTTTTGTCTCATCTAATATGTGTAATGTGTCTTCTTCACACTGACATTAGGAGTGGATGAACAGACCATCATTGACATTCTAACAAAGCGAACCTATTTCCAGAGGAGAGAGATCGCATTTGCGTATGAAAAGAGGGCAAAGAAGGTATGGAAGGCCTTGTCAGGAAATCAAATATGCTCCACAGCCCTGATTATGTggtgacacacatacagtccaaTCAGGTAACGggattgtgtttttatattttaggaCATGATTTCAGCCCTGAAGGCAGCTCTGTCTGGCTCTCTGGAAACTGTGATCCTGGGACTGATGAAGAGCACAACCCAGTATGATGCCTCAGAGATCAGAGACTCTATCAAGGTAAAGGATATGGGTTGTATCAGTGGATTTTATTGGATGATTacactgccccctgctggacacATGACAACATGCGCTTCTTTTTCTCTAGCTACACGTATAAAAAGTGATGcagatttctttgtgtttcagggCTTAGGAACAGATGAAGAAACGCTGATTGAGATTTTGTGCTCACGCAGCAATGATGAGCTGGTAGATATTAAGAAAGTCTACAAGGAGTGTAAGTCAAAAACATCTGCGACCTTTATATAAAGAACTGGAAATGTCTCATAATCTGTGTTTTGACCCACAGGTGATTGTGCTGCCTGTTTTCTTTGCACTGTACAACCTAGACTCTCACTGTCCATCTTTTACTCTTCATGTTAAATGTCTCAAATGCCCATATCTCACATGGTTACTCTGGTTATGCTGAGAGAGCTAAATATCTAAAATCCAATAaatatttcttacagtattCAAGAAGGACTTGGAAAAAGACGTTGCAGGTGACACTTCTGGGAACTTTGCTAAGCTGCTGTTGGCTCTGGTTCAGGTGAGACCTGGCAGTACCCGTCTTTGTGATTTAATGTgtactgtgtttaaaaatgttattaaaacttACATGAGTCATGTTTATATTTCTGTACAGACCAAGAGAGACGAACCATCTTCTATTATCGACTATGAAAAGATAGATTCAGATGCCAGAGTAAGTCAACCTTTTCATCACATCCGACAGTTATTTGAAATTAATAGAACAAACCTTGCTTCTATAATGTTTTAACCTAAGAGCAGCCCTATGCTTGTTGTTTGTCTGGTGTTTAATGTAGAATCATGTTAAATATGAACAGTTTATGTATTTAACAAGGtttaatatgttgttgttttttgcacaaAGATTTTACCAAATTATTTAGAGTTTGTATACTGTGAGGTGAAAAGTAAAGTGCAGCAGtgcttatttgtattttctggaTTCAACTTAGGCACTGTACGACGCTGGAGTAAAGATAAAAGGAACTGATGTGCCGGCCTGGATCGCCATTATGACTCAGAGAAGTGTACCCCACCTGCAAAAAGGTACCACATCTTGTTTTAATGTGGCATAATTGGAACACAagtgttgatttttgttttcttaaatgaTTTCTGAATTCACCAACcagttaaacatttattctCTGCTTGTCAGTGTTCCAGAGGTACAAGAGCTACAGCCCCTATGACATGCAGGAAAGTATTGTGAAGGAAGTCAAAGGAGATTTGCAAAAGTCCTTCCTGGTTCTAGGTACACTTGCCTTTTATcactaatttattttgtttcatcaCTTCCATAATCTCAAATGAAAATACAgctcaataaaacaaaatatatgatTATTGATGTAATAGATAatgtattgttttcttcttctgttccaGTTGAGTGCTTCGAAAACAAACAGTTGTTCTTTGCCAAGAGACTGAATGAAGCCATGAAGGTACTTTCAgagctcttctctttttctaatGTAGCTATTTTAAGGTCcgaacgtttttttttttccatcttattCGTACATCTGCTGGTGAAAGTGCAATTTAGCTTCAGGAACACAGAATAGAAAGTTGGCAAAAGATGTCTTACAACAGTGTTGCATCAGCTGCTGTAGTTCAGTCTAGAGCCTGTACAACTTAAGTGCTGACTTGTGCTCGTCTGCTCAGGGTAAAGGAGCAAAAGAGAAGATTGTGACCAGAATTATTGTGTCACGCTGCGAGGTGGATCTGAAGAAGATCTGCTCTGAATACAAGGCCAACTTTGGGCAGTCTTTGCAAAAAACTATTCTGGTAAGTGAACCTTACAACCTGCCCCTGCCCTATCACTGATTCATAACAAGACTCGTTCTACCATGCAGCCCCTCTGACCTGCTCTGTTTCTGCAGGAACACACTAAGGGAGACTACCAGAAGGTTCTGCTAGGCCTGTGTGGAGCAGAGGAGTAAAAATGAACCATCAGTATTAAAAAGGGCCTCGGTCTCCATTGGTGAAGTGGTGTCTTGGGTATGGATATCACACACAGGggaaaaaggtttttgaaaagCCCATTGTGATTCAATCCATCATTCAAGGAGATATTTTGTCTACATGATGATCTGTATTATGCCTAACTTTGTTACACCGAGATGACAATAAACTGGATTTGTTCTACTGTTAGCCTCCTACTTATGTTTATATAGATGACCACCAGAGGGCGCTACAGTATTACAAGCAGCTGCATTGGCTCCAGCTCTTCAGCATCACAGTCTTCTCACGACTGATACCTGCTGAAaaaaagcacaggtgtaatCCTTGTTTTAAATAGAACAACATTGTTGATCTCAAATGGCATTTTGTGTTACATCACTGTTTCTTCCTGCCATTTATTAGAAGTATTGAATTGAGTGAAATTAAAACTGATACATCATGTGGACTACATAGATGCTATTGGCACATTAAAAGAGATGAAAATAGTACAgcttgtgaaataaaaaaaaaaaaacattggtaaaataagtgtgtttaaaatcaaaactTCAGCTGCAACGTTTGCAAACGTAGACATTCAGGaccaagaaaacagaaaaacgtATGATCTATAAAACCTCTTTTCATACAAAGTATTATGAGAaatcttctcttcatctttcacTGTGCGGTTCTATCAAGATGATTTAATcattagtgtgtttttctgtgtttgtttggtgctaatattttaattaaaaatgttaattttaccTCCAGCTAAATGATTTGCATACCACTAAACAAGCGTCTAtacactgtgtttctgctgtttagTTTGTGGTCTCTCAGGATGAAATAACCACCACAGTGTTGTCAAGGCATTTCTACTGAAGTATAAGAAAAAATGGCCCCAAAAGGCAAGATCGGTACTGCTGAACGCAGCAATGAGGAAAAAGATGTGAAGGAAAGCACTGATTTAATAatctaatgaaaataaagtggTGTACTGTAGCTCATATGATAGGAGATCATCTGTTATTGGGAGAGAAATTGCCGGCTAAAATAGTGCATCTGTCTAATATTTTCCCTGGTTCAGTAGCTGAGGAGAGAAATGGCTTCAAA
This DNA window, taken from Anabas testudineus chromosome 6, fAnaTes1.2, whole genome shotgun sequence, encodes the following:
- the LOC113166446 gene encoding annexin A2-like yields the protein MDFVSEYLGQITLNFGSDEPKFPTVVPVVDFDPDRDAARIETAIKTKGVDEQTIIDILTKRTYFQRREIAFAYEKRAKKDMISALKAALSGSLETVILGLMKSTTQYDASEIRDSIKGLGTDEETLIEILCSRSNDELVDIKKVYKELFKKDLEKDVAGDTSGNFAKLLLALVQTKRDEPSSIIDYEKIDSDARALYDAGVKIKGTDVPAWIAIMTQRSVPHLQKVFQRYKSYSPYDMQESIVKEVKGDLQKSFLVLVECFENKQLFFAKRLNEAMKGKGAKEKIVTRIIVSRCEVDLKKICSEYKANFGQSLQKTILEHTKGDYQKVLLGLCGAEE